A stretch of the Dechloromonas sp. TW-R-39-2 genome encodes the following:
- the ppk2 gene encoding polyphosphate kinase 2 codes for MVTTKKTSTKPLVATTATAPKKPAARQVKARPANLGDRPPSLSQSGIESFTVKAAVDGAQESKLGAMRDVIAGMPPEESAALLKNLLKQQGILTGEQPTTPDEELAKDWRDGGYPYKNLMQRRNYERQKYRLQVELLKLQAWVKETGQKVVILFEGRDAAGKGGTIKRFMEHLNPRGARVVALEKPSEIERGQWYFQRYVQHLPTNGEIVLFDRSWYNRSGVERVMGFCSDQEYAEFVRQAPEFERMLARNGTHLIKFWFSVSREEQRRRFGERKVHPLKQWKLSPIDMASLDKWDDYTKAKEAMFFHTDTADAPWTVIKSNCKKRARLNAMRYVLHKLPYTNKDTDRIGNLDPLIVGRANVVYERGEQQGLPIL; via the coding sequence ATGGTCACTACAAAAAAAACAAGTACGAAACCGCTGGTCGCAACGACTGCGACCGCGCCGAAAAAACCGGCAGCACGCCAGGTCAAGGCCAGGCCGGCCAACCTGGGTGACCGCCCGCCCAGCCTGAGTCAGTCGGGTATCGAATCCTTCACCGTGAAAGCTGCGGTCGACGGCGCCCAGGAGTCAAAACTCGGCGCCATGCGCGACGTCATCGCCGGCATGCCGCCGGAAGAATCCGCCGCACTGCTCAAAAACCTGCTCAAGCAGCAAGGCATCCTGACCGGCGAGCAACCGACAACGCCGGATGAAGAACTGGCCAAGGACTGGCGCGACGGCGGCTATCCGTACAAAAACCTGATGCAGCGCCGCAACTATGAGCGGCAGAAATACCGCCTGCAGGTCGAGTTGCTCAAGTTGCAAGCGTGGGTCAAGGAAACCGGGCAGAAGGTCGTCATCCTGTTCGAAGGCCGCGATGCAGCCGGCAAGGGCGGCACCATCAAGCGCTTCATGGAACACCTGAACCCACGCGGCGCACGTGTCGTCGCACTGGAAAAACCGAGCGAAATCGAACGCGGCCAATGGTACTTCCAGCGTTACGTGCAGCACCTGCCGACCAACGGCGAAATCGTGCTATTCGACCGCTCGTGGTACAACCGCTCCGGTGTCGAACGGGTAATGGGTTTCTGCTCCGACCAGGAATACGCCGAATTTGTCCGTCAGGCGCCGGAATTCGAGCGTATGCTGGCGCGCAACGGCACCCATCTGATCAAGTTCTGGTTCTCGGTCAGCCGAGAAGAGCAACGTCGTCGTTTCGGCGAACGCAAGGTACATCCGCTCAAGCAGTGGAAGTTGTCGCCGATCGACATGGCCTCACTCGACAAATGGGACGACTACACCAAGGCCAAGGAAGCGATGTTCTTCCATACCGATACCGCCGATGCGCCGTGGACGGTGATCAAGTCGAATTGCAAGAAGCGCGCACGACTCAACGCCATGCGCTATGTCCTGCACAAACTGCCTTACACCAACAAGGATACGGACCGGATCGGCAATCTCGACCCGCTGATCGTCGGCCGCGCCAACGTGGTGTATGAACGTGGCGAACAGCAGGGGCTGCCGATTCTGTAA
- a CDS encoding histidine phosphatase family protein, with translation MDLLLWRHAEAEDGEEDMKRRLTERGEKQARLMAAWIHAHQPKDLRIIVSPSVRTQQTAEALKLPFETHRKIGPEACVSELIAASGWPNANGSVLIIGHQPSLGRMASLLLAGHEAEWTIKKGALWWLSNRVRRGETQTVLRAVLPAELLD, from the coding sequence ATGGATTTGTTGTTGTGGCGCCACGCTGAAGCGGAGGATGGCGAAGAAGACATGAAACGCCGGCTCACCGAGCGCGGCGAAAAGCAGGCCCGGTTGATGGCCGCGTGGATTCACGCCCACCAACCGAAGGATTTGCGCATCATCGTCAGCCCGTCGGTCCGCACTCAGCAAACAGCCGAAGCGCTCAAACTGCCTTTCGAAACCCACCGCAAGATCGGTCCGGAAGCCTGTGTATCCGAATTGATTGCCGCCTCGGGCTGGCCCAATGCCAATGGCTCGGTGCTGATCATCGGCCACCAGCCTTCACTCGGCCGCATGGCATCGCTACTGCTCGCCGGCCATGAAGCCGAATGGACGATCAAGAAAGGCGCCTTGTGGTGGCTCAGCAACCGCGTTCGACGCGGTGAAACGCAAACCGTTCTGCGCGCTGTACTCCCGGCAGAATTACTGGACTAG
- a CDS encoding fatty acid cis/trans isomerase: MRRLLTLFIVLLLAGCATVVALQLEDRYGPADPARFDLRPTGAPASAPDYQKDIQPILDQRCVTCHACYDAPCQLNLTSYAGLTRGANPEVVYAAARLLAAQPTRLGIDAQSNVEWRQMGFFPVLNERQPSLEANREAGVMHRLLTLKQENPGPRIGPQNDPDIDFSLDRSAQCVAAEGLDLYTRSHPTRGMPFGLPPISSAEHRTLTRWIEAGAPYSPPPPVPQAVQTQVADWESFLNGDDLKSRLMARYIFEHWYIGHFHFDEWPGHFFELVRSSTPPGQPIRLIATRRPYDDPATDRVYYRLKRMEATSVAKKHMPLKLDAARMARLREWFITADYPVVELPGYAPEQASNPFVTFRSLPVDARYRFMLDEAQFTLMGFMKGPVCRGQVALNVINDHFWVVFVAPDSKETKLMNAMLDAATPALRLPAEHESTAGLLAWRQYAKLESQYLETKSNILARSATREFLPNVRNLWDGDGKNPNAALTVFRHFDSASVVRGLAGERPQTTLLLGYPLFERMHYLLVAGFDVYGNLGHQVATRLYMDFLRMEGEQNFLTLLPLKARQPVLDRWYRGRSEPHIRYFADATSYFPKESGMRYRSKSPLDELYQILQQRMSEIRDSTLDFKASEWSAIALGALRQLSATHGIAASHMPENSLLAITQNDGRLHVVSLIRNSAHSNVAELFREATRRLPQEDTLLALDGVVGAYPNAIFAVDASELSFFSQAVAGLSSNEDLVRLTERFGIRRTDPRFWPLSDAIHADWRQRTPNEAAILDYSRLENN; this comes from the coding sequence ATGCGCCGCCTGCTCACGTTGTTCATCGTTCTATTGTTGGCAGGCTGTGCCACCGTCGTTGCCCTGCAGCTTGAAGATCGCTACGGTCCGGCCGATCCGGCACGCTTTGACCTACGCCCAACAGGCGCTCCGGCCTCCGCGCCGGACTATCAAAAAGATATCCAGCCAATTCTCGATCAGCGCTGTGTCACTTGCCACGCCTGCTATGACGCCCCCTGCCAACTCAACTTGACCAGTTACGCCGGCCTGACCCGTGGCGCCAACCCGGAAGTCGTCTATGCCGCCGCCCGCCTACTTGCAGCCCAGCCAACGCGGCTCGGCATTGATGCACAAAGCAATGTCGAATGGCGGCAGATGGGCTTCTTCCCGGTCCTCAACGAACGCCAACCCAGCCTTGAAGCCAATCGTGAAGCGGGCGTCATGCACCGCTTGCTGACCCTGAAACAGGAAAACCCCGGCCCCCGGATCGGACCGCAGAATGATCCGGATATTGATTTTTCACTCGATCGCAGCGCTCAGTGCGTGGCCGCCGAGGGACTCGATCTCTACACCCGCAGCCATCCAACCCGCGGCATGCCCTTCGGCCTGCCACCAATCTCCAGCGCAGAACATCGTACGCTGACCCGCTGGATCGAAGCCGGCGCCCCTTATTCCCCACCACCCCCGGTGCCACAAGCGGTACAAACCCAGGTTGCCGACTGGGAAAGCTTTCTCAACGGGGACGACCTGAAGTCACGCCTGATGGCGCGCTATATCTTCGAGCATTGGTACATCGGGCATTTCCACTTTGATGAATGGCCCGGACATTTTTTCGAACTGGTCCGCAGCAGCACGCCACCCGGTCAGCCAATTCGCCTGATCGCCACCCGTCGACCGTACGACGACCCGGCGACCGATCGTGTGTATTACCGCCTGAAGCGCATGGAAGCCACCTCGGTGGCCAAAAAGCACATGCCGCTCAAACTCGACGCCGCACGCATGGCCCGTTTGCGCGAGTGGTTCATTACGGCGGATTACCCGGTTGTCGAACTCCCCGGTTATGCCCCGGAACAAGCATCGAATCCTTTTGTCACCTTCCGTTCGCTCCCGGTCGATGCCCGCTACCGTTTCATGCTCGACGAAGCCCAGTTCACGCTGATGGGCTTCATGAAAGGGCCGGTTTGTCGCGGACAAGTCGCTCTGAATGTGATCAACGATCATTTCTGGGTGGTCTTCGTTGCCCCGGACAGCAAGGAAACAAAGCTGATGAATGCCATGCTCGATGCCGCCACCCCAGCGCTACGCCTGCCAGCCGAACATGAAAGCACAGCCGGGCTCCTCGCATGGCGCCAGTATGCAAAACTCGAAAGCCAGTATCTCGAAACAAAAAGCAACATCCTGGCGCGCTCGGCAACACGCGAATTCCTGCCCAATGTCCGTAATCTGTGGGATGGTGACGGCAAGAACCCGAATGCCGCGCTAACCGTTTTCCGCCACTTCGACAGTGCCTCGGTTGTCCGCGGCCTGGCGGGAGAGCGCCCGCAAACCACCTTGCTCCTCGGCTACCCGCTGTTCGAACGGATGCATTACTTGCTGGTTGCCGGCTTCGATGTCTATGGCAACCTCGGCCATCAGGTTGCCACCCGGCTGTACATGGATTTCCTGCGCATGGAAGGCGAACAGAATTTCCTCACCCTGCTGCCGCTCAAGGCACGCCAACCGGTACTCGACCGCTGGTATCGCGGACGCAGCGAACCCCACATCCGGTATTTTGCCGATGCAACCAGTTACTTCCCCAAGGAAAGCGGCATGCGCTATCGCAGCAAATCGCCGCTCGACGAGCTGTACCAAATCCTGCAGCAACGCATGTCGGAGATTCGTGACAGCACGCTCGATTTCAAGGCCAGCGAATGGTCGGCGATTGCTCTGGGAGCACTTCGACAACTATCGGCAACGCACGGCATCGCGGCTTCCCACATGCCTGAAAACAGCCTGCTGGCGATCACTCAGAACGATGGCCGGCTTCATGTCGTATCGCTGATTCGCAACAGCGCACACAGCAACGTCGCCGAACTTTTCAGGGAGGCGACGCGGCGCTTGCCGCAAGAAGATACGCTGCTTGCACTCGATGGCGTGGTCGGCGCCTATCCGAACGCCATTTTTGCGGTCGACGCATCGGAACTGTCATTTTTCAGCCAGGCAGTTGCCGGCCTGTCGAGTAATGAAGACTTGGTTCGCCTGACCGAACGCTTCGGCATTCGCCGGACCGATCCGCGCTTCTGGCCATTGAGCGACGCCATTCATGCCGACTGGCGCCAGAGAACGCCCAATGAGGCAGCCATTCTTGATTACAGCCGACTCGAAAATAACTGA
- a CDS encoding PaaI family thioesterase, translating into MQAFQEYYPENVAHCYGCGRLNHDGHQIKTVWEGDETVTRFQPRPEHTAIPGFVYGGLLASLIDCHGTGTAAAAMYRAENRAMDSLPAFRFVTGSLQVSYLKPTPLGPQLEIRGRIKEIKGRKVVVEATVYAEGIATARGEVIALQMPDTFTS; encoded by the coding sequence ATGCAAGCCTTTCAGGAGTATTACCCCGAGAACGTCGCACACTGCTACGGCTGCGGCCGACTGAATCACGACGGCCATCAAATCAAGACAGTCTGGGAAGGCGACGAAACGGTAACCCGCTTCCAGCCACGTCCTGAACACACCGCCATTCCGGGGTTTGTCTATGGCGGCCTGCTGGCCTCGCTGATTGACTGCCATGGCACGGGAACCGCCGCCGCAGCGATGTACCGTGCGGAAAACAGGGCAATGGATAGCTTGCCGGCCTTTCGCTTTGTCACCGGTTCGCTGCAAGTCAGCTACCTGAAACCCACGCCGCTCGGCCCGCAACTGGAGATTCGCGGACGTATCAAGGAAATCAAGGGGCGCAAAGTGGTTGTCGAAGCTACGGTCTACGCGGAAGGCATCGCCACGGCACGCGGCGAAGTCATCGCCCTGCAAATGCCCGACACTTTTACGTCATGA
- a CDS encoding TolC family outer membrane protein, protein MKPNAFLVLLLSVVFPSLGHSAPSSEAQGTLKEIAQKAVLNSPEVTSKWHNYKAAEEEIGVGRGGYFPRVDFTAGTGRESLEQAPSSTTNKYTRSGYGLSLNQILFDGFATRNEVRRLDKARLVRYYELLDASEAVALEASRAYLDVLRYRFLVNLAEDNYVQHKATHEQLLRRTQSGVGRRVDLEQAGSRLALAEINLTTETANLHDVTARYQRIVNSQPPSVIVPPSQVSSGLPASQKAALDVLYKKNPTLLAAVENTEAAQSELDVRRAAYSPKLDLRARTDSTDNYLGAKGERNYTVGELVVSFNLFNGGADRAREKQYIERKNLSLDLREKACRDTRQTLAIAYNDVARLREQATALATQVSLLEKTRDAYRDQFNVGQRTLLDLLDTENELLSARRNAVNADSDLSLAYLRTYAGMGTLLEHLGLQKLDTPTPEAKELAQVDLAELCPNETAGVPVPDREALNARAMAQLQVKPVPFVPAASPVAAPVADSEVLSRVKGWAAAWAAKDYNAYSGFYAPTFTPDGGLSREDWAQLRRSRISTREHINVELQDVNVRMEGADRARVSFRQIYQSNRYNDTTQKALEMILVGGKWLINRESSVPCGGSTTGGCKSVK, encoded by the coding sequence ATGAAACCGAATGCATTTCTCGTTCTGCTCCTTTCAGTTGTTTTTCCCAGCCTTGGCCACAGTGCGCCGAGTTCGGAGGCACAGGGGACGTTGAAGGAGATTGCGCAGAAGGCAGTGCTGAACAGTCCTGAAGTGACGTCGAAGTGGCACAACTACAAGGCAGCGGAAGAAGAAATCGGCGTCGGCCGGGGCGGCTACTTTCCGCGGGTTGATTTCACGGCCGGGACCGGCCGGGAAAGCCTGGAACAGGCGCCGAGCAGCACGACGAACAAATACACGCGCAGCGGCTACGGCCTGAGCCTGAACCAGATCCTGTTCGACGGCTTTGCCACGCGCAACGAAGTTCGCCGCCTGGACAAGGCCCGGCTGGTTCGTTACTACGAACTGCTGGACGCCTCGGAAGCCGTTGCCCTGGAAGCCTCGCGCGCCTACCTTGATGTGCTGCGCTACCGCTTCCTGGTCAATCTGGCCGAAGACAACTACGTCCAGCACAAAGCGACCCACGAACAACTGCTGCGTCGCACACAATCAGGCGTTGGTCGTCGGGTCGACCTTGAACAAGCCGGCAGCCGCCTGGCCCTGGCCGAAATCAACCTGACCACCGAAACGGCTAATTTGCACGACGTCACGGCCCGCTACCAGCGCATCGTGAACAGCCAGCCACCCAGCGTGATCGTACCGCCCAGCCAGGTCAGCAGCGGCTTGCCCGCCAGCCAGAAAGCCGCACTGGACGTTCTGTACAAGAAAAACCCGACCCTGCTCGCCGCCGTCGAGAACACCGAAGCTGCCCAAAGCGAACTGGACGTCCGCCGCGCCGCCTACTCCCCCAAACTAGACCTGCGCGCCCGAACTGACAGCACCGACAACTACCTGGGCGCCAAAGGCGAACGGAACTACACCGTCGGCGAACTCGTCGTCAGCTTCAACCTCTTCAACGGCGGCGCCGACCGAGCCCGGGAAAAGCAATACATCGAGCGCAAGAACCTCTCGCTCGACCTGCGGGAAAAAGCCTGCCGCGATACCCGGCAAACCCTGGCCATCGCCTACAACGACGTCGCCCGGCTGCGCGAACAAGCCACCGCCCTGGCCACACAAGTCAGCCTGCTGGAAAAGACCCGCGACGCCTATCGCGACCAGTTCAACGTCGGTCAGCGCACCCTGCTCGACCTGCTCGACACCGAAAACGAGTTGCTCAGTGCGCGTCGCAACGCCGTCAATGCAGACTCCGACCTGAGCCTCGCCTACCTGCGGACCTACGCCGGCATGGGCACGCTCCTCGAACACCTGGGCCTGCAAAAGCTCGACACGCCGACCCCGGAAGCGAAAGAACTCGCCCAGGTCGACCTGGCAGAACTCTGCCCGAACGAAACCGCCGGCGTACCGGTCCCGGACCGTGAAGCGCTGAATGCCCGTGCGATGGCCCAACTGCAAGTCAAACCGGTCCCCTTCGTCCCGGCAGCCTCGCCAGTGGCAGCCCCTGTGGCGGACAGCGAAGTCCTTTCGCGCGTCAAGGGCTGGGCCGCCGCTTGGGCAGCAAAAGACTACAACGCCTACAGCGGCTTCTATGCCCCGACCTTCACGCCGGATGGTGGGCTGTCGCGGGAAGACTGGGCGCAATTGCGTCGCAGCCGGATCTCGACGCGTGAGCACATCAATGTTGAGTTGCAGGATGTTAACGTTCGGATGGAAGGTGCCGATCGTGCGCGGGTCAGCTTCCGCCAGATCTATCAGTCGAACCGCTATAACGACACGACGCAGAAAGCCCTGGAAATGATTCTGGTGGGCGGCAAGTGGTTGATCAACCGGGAGAGCTCGGTGCCTTGCGGCGGTAGCACCACCGGTGGGTGCAAGTCCGTCAAGTGA
- a CDS encoding response regulator transcription factor, with protein sequence MRQTALIVEDDPGTRHVLRTTLASAGIECLFAENGAAMWRQLGENPDVIILDLSLPDADGMELLRQLRQQSEIPVLIHSTRSDEIERIIGIEIGADDFMPKPCNMRELLARVRGLLRRSQARTALPTRNDARHIRFGQWTLDTASRELINQDGRPTPIGVPGYALLSSFLDHPFEPLSREHLSRVLKREHTPYDRIIDVHVSQIRRILGKQADGSSFIKTLRLQGYVFIAPVETSP encoded by the coding sequence ATGCGTCAGACAGCGCTCATTGTTGAAGACGATCCTGGCACACGGCACGTCCTTCGGACCACCCTGGCCTCCGCAGGAATCGAATGCCTCTTTGCCGAAAATGGTGCTGCAATGTGGCGCCAGCTGGGTGAAAACCCGGACGTTATCATTCTCGACCTAAGCCTTCCCGACGCAGATGGCATGGAACTGCTTAGACAACTGAGGCAGCAATCCGAAATTCCCGTCTTGATTCACTCGACACGTTCCGATGAAATCGAACGCATCATTGGCATAGAAATCGGCGCCGATGATTTCATGCCCAAACCTTGCAATATGCGCGAACTGCTGGCTCGAGTCCGCGGCTTGCTGCGCCGCAGTCAGGCCCGCACTGCTCTACCGACGCGCAACGATGCACGGCATATCCGTTTCGGACAATGGACGCTGGATACAGCCTCACGCGAACTGATCAATCAGGACGGCCGCCCGACACCGATCGGTGTGCCTGGCTATGCCCTGCTCTCATCCTTTCTCGACCACCCATTCGAACCCCTCTCACGCGAACATCTCTCCCGGGTCCTGAAACGCGAGCACACCCCTTACGACCGGATCATTGACGTACACGTCAGCCAGATCCGACGCATTCTTGGCAAGCAAGCCGATGGCAGCAGCTTCATCAAGACATTGCGCCTGCAAGGCTATGTCTTCATCGCACCGGTTGAAACATCCCCCTGA
- a CDS encoding response regulator codes for MSLLEKHFSLRARLARINLRMLAVAIAFVSVAVLLAAAGVGFHRSLDDGRRYVSHLNEQLAAGLSANDQVAVGAAFASLRTLHDVTAVVLLRQDRSVLFSDEKKAGENSSIPTLIHLPAGYKFGWSKLDFMAPAQLGGQQVGWIGLSLDLEDFYHELLLYLALILVSFVIALLLALRLQARELDRLIAPLQEFTRCMTQASTGHPDIRAMATGISEFDVLAHGFNSMLEQIQERDHWLAAHLGSLEQLVEQRTRELRHAKDAAEAGSRAKSEFLATMSHEIRTPMNGVLGMTELLLNTPLDSSQRKFVEAVERSGKHLLGIINDILDFSKIESGKLELEAADFSLRRVLEESIELFAQGARKKGLELLADLPPGDGPFVCGDSLRLRQIVANLLSNAVKFTERGEVILRLSLTEQTEKHLKFTLTVSDTGIGIAPEAQEKIFEHFSQADGSTTRKYGGTGLGLAICRRLVEMMGGSFRLTSLLGQGSCFGVDLCLPVAAAPILPAALPEAAMSGARLLVVDDHSTHRNILISQVGREGYQVDNASSGLEALSGMRSAIDAGEPYSLLLIDLEMPDFSGLDVVRAVRLDSRFALMRIVLLSASSDGISEEERLSLDVTACLAKPVRESELLAVIEAALSRRPLPVSGSGNERQRLRGRVLVAEDNESNLIVACTHLERAGLEVRTAANGRLALDLMAVENFDLVLMDCQMPELDGFAATQALREREIGSGRRIPIVALTANAMQGDRERCVAAGMDDYLAKPYSGEQILAVLKRWLPVERRQSAPPAPVVAVPLQREPPLDPSALDKIRALSPDKSDVLIRQLIQAYLKGAARELARFEQGIEAQSASTLISAAHALKSSSFNVGANGLAERCREIEMLGNNASMAEIIARVEAMRAEWGRVEVALNVVLAEVAT; via the coding sequence GTGAGTTTGCTGGAAAAACATTTTTCGTTGCGAGCCCGTTTGGCGCGGATCAATTTACGCATGCTGGCCGTGGCGATTGCCTTTGTTTCGGTTGCCGTACTGTTGGCGGCTGCCGGTGTCGGGTTCCATCGCTCGCTTGATGATGGTCGGCGATATGTTTCGCACCTGAATGAGCAACTGGCAGCTGGCTTGTCGGCCAATGATCAGGTTGCGGTCGGTGCAGCGTTTGCATCCCTGCGAACCTTGCATGATGTCACTGCCGTCGTCTTGCTGCGGCAGGATCGTTCCGTATTGTTCTCGGACGAAAAAAAAGCCGGGGAGAACTCCTCGATACCGACATTGATCCATTTACCCGCAGGTTACAAATTTGGCTGGTCGAAACTTGACTTCATGGCCCCCGCGCAGCTCGGCGGGCAACAGGTCGGCTGGATAGGCCTGAGCCTTGATCTGGAAGATTTTTATCACGAATTGCTGCTGTATCTGGCGCTTATCCTGGTCAGTTTCGTGATTGCCCTGCTACTTGCCCTGCGCCTCCAGGCCCGGGAGCTTGACCGGTTGATCGCTCCGTTGCAGGAGTTCACCCGTTGCATGACGCAGGCGTCGACCGGTCATCCTGACATTCGGGCGATGGCCACCGGAATCTCCGAGTTCGATGTTTTGGCCCATGGCTTCAACAGCATGCTGGAGCAGATTCAGGAGCGCGACCACTGGCTGGCGGCCCATCTCGGCAGCCTGGAGCAATTGGTCGAACAGCGGACGCGCGAATTGCGGCACGCCAAGGACGCCGCCGAGGCGGGGAGTCGTGCAAAAAGCGAATTTCTGGCAACGATGAGCCATGAAATCCGCACCCCGATGAATGGCGTACTCGGGATGACCGAGTTGTTGCTCAACACGCCTCTCGACAGCAGCCAGCGGAAATTCGTCGAGGCCGTTGAGCGTTCCGGCAAGCACCTGCTTGGCATCATCAACGACATTCTCGACTTTTCAAAAATTGAATCGGGCAAGCTGGAGCTTGAGGCTGCAGATTTCAGTCTGCGGCGAGTGCTTGAAGAGTCGATCGAGTTGTTTGCCCAGGGGGCCAGGAAGAAGGGGCTCGAATTGCTGGCCGACCTGCCGCCGGGCGATGGTCCGTTTGTTTGCGGAGACTCGTTGCGACTGCGCCAGATTGTGGCCAATTTGCTGAGCAATGCCGTCAAGTTTACCGAGCGTGGCGAGGTGATCCTTCGCTTGAGTTTGACTGAGCAAACAGAAAAACACCTGAAATTCACGTTGACCGTGTCAGATACGGGGATTGGTATTGCTCCCGAGGCACAGGAGAAGATATTCGAGCATTTCTCCCAGGCCGATGGTTCAACGACGCGAAAATATGGCGGGACAGGTTTGGGGCTGGCTATTTGTCGGCGCCTGGTTGAAATGATGGGCGGAAGTTTCAGGCTGACCAGCTTGCTTGGCCAGGGATCATGTTTTGGTGTCGATTTGTGCCTGCCTGTCGCGGCTGCGCCTATCCTTCCTGCCGCCTTGCCCGAAGCCGCAATGAGCGGGGCGCGTCTGCTGGTGGTCGATGATCATTCGACGCACCGCAATATTCTTATCTCCCAGGTCGGCCGCGAAGGTTACCAGGTCGACAATGCGTCCTCCGGGCTGGAGGCTCTTTCCGGCATGCGCTCGGCCATCGATGCGGGTGAGCCCTACAGTCTGCTGCTGATCGATCTGGAAATGCCTGATTTTTCGGGGCTCGATGTGGTTCGTGCCGTGCGTCTGGATTCACGTTTTGCGTTGATGCGGATTGTCTTGTTGTCGGCTTCGTCGGACGGTATTTCGGAGGAGGAGCGCCTCAGCCTCGATGTCACGGCTTGTCTGGCCAAACCGGTGCGGGAAAGCGAATTGCTGGCCGTGATTGAGGCGGCACTCAGCCGCCGTCCCCTGCCTGTGTCTGGTTCAGGGAACGAGCGCCAGCGTTTGCGTGGCCGGGTGCTGGTCGCCGAGGATAACGAAAGTAATCTGATTGTTGCCTGCACGCATCTGGAGCGCGCCGGGCTTGAGGTGCGAACGGCAGCCAACGGGCGCCTGGCCCTCGATCTCATGGCGGTCGAAAATTTCGATCTGGTCCTGATGGATTGCCAGATGCCCGAGCTGGATGGTTTTGCTGCAACGCAGGCCCTGCGTGAGCGGGAAATCGGCTCCGGACGTCGGATTCCCATCGTCGCCCTGACGGCCAACGCCATGCAGGGAGATCGCGAACGCTGCGTTGCCGCGGGTATGGATGATTACCTGGCCAAGCCCTATAGCGGGGAGCAGATTCTCGCCGTCCTGAAGCGCTGGCTGCCGGTTGAGCGACGCCAGTCAGCGCCGCCGGCACCGGTTGTGGCGGTGCCGTTGCAGCGCGAACCGCCGCTTGATCCTTCTGCGTTGGACAAGATTCGAGCCCTGTCGCCCGACAAATCCGATGTATTGATTCGGCAACTGATCCAGGCTTATCTGAAGGGGGCGGCCCGAGAGTTGGCGCGTTTCGAGCAGGGGATTGAGGCGCAGAGCGCATCGACTTTGATCTCGGCTGCCCATGCGCTCAAATCAAGCAGTTTCAATGTGGGCGCCAACGGTTTGGCCGAGCGCTGTCGTGAAATTGAAATGCTGGGCAATAACGCATCGATGGCGGAGATTATTGCCCGCGTCGAGGCCATGCGTGCCGAGTGGGGACGGGTTGAGGTGGCATTGAATGTGGTGCTGGCGGAGGTTGCAACATGA
- a CDS encoding response regulator, translating to MSRLPFRVLVADDDPTVGLLMQAALTEPDFVVTVVEEGLAALTAFRAGTFDLVLLDVEMPGMDGFEVSAAIRATHGRSIPIMLITSHCDPDFLARAESMALGHIAKPVQWQALAGLLLNRLSTAG from the coding sequence ATGAGTCGCTTGCCGTTTCGCGTGTTGGTGGCCGACGATGATCCAACCGTCGGCCTGTTGATGCAGGCTGCTCTGACAGAGCCTGATTTTGTCGTAACCGTTGTCGAAGAGGGGCTGGCCGCACTGACGGCTTTTCGTGCCGGAACGTTCGACCTGGTTTTGCTTGATGTCGAAATGCCCGGAATGGACGGGTTCGAAGTCTCTGCGGCCATTCGTGCAACACATGGCCGCAGCATCCCGATCATGCTGATTACCAGCCATTGCGATCCCGATTTCCTGGCGCGCGCCGAGAGCATGGCTCTCGGACATATTGCCAAGCCTGTCCAATGGCAAGCTTTGGCGGGGCTCCTGCTGAACCGGCTGAGTACCGCAGGTTGA